Below is a window of Candidatus Eremiobacteraceae bacterium DNA.
AGAAGCCGGATGGTGACCGGCAAACCTTTCATCGCCTTGAGAATGCCCTTGAAGTCGTCGCGTTGCATGGGCAAGAGCTGCTCGAGGCACTTGCGCCGCGAATCCGGCGTCTCCGCCATGATCATCTCTTGCACGACCGGAAGGCGTTCCGGCTGCATGAACATGTGCTCCGTGCGGCACAGACCGATTCCCTCGGCGCCGAAATCGCGCGCTTTTTGCGCATCCTCGGGAGTGTCGGCGTTCGCCCACACGCCGAGCCGCTTGTATTCGTCGGCCCACTGCAAGACGTGCTGGAATTGCGGCGACATCCTCGCCGCCTGCATCGGCAGCTCTTCGAGATAGACGTTGCCGGTGGTGCCGTCGATCGTGATCGGATCGCCCTCGTGGACGATGACGCTCGAGCCCTTGATCGCGAATTGACGCGCACGCAGGTCGATCAAGATCGATTCGCAGCCGACGATGGCCGGCTTGCCCATGCCGCGGGCGACGACGGCGGCGTGCGACGTGGCGCCGCCCTGCGACGTGAGGATTCCCTCGGCGGCGTACATGCCGTGCACGTCGTCTGGCGTGGTCATGGGGCGCACGAGCACGCAGCGTTTGTTCTGTCGTTTGTATTCCACAGCGGTGTCCGGTTCGAACACCACGACGCCCGCCGCCGCCCCGGGCGACGCGTTGAGACCGCGAGTGACCGCTTTGGCTTTGATCTTGTCGTCGAGCTGCGCGTGCAGCAACGCTTGAATCGAGGCGGGATCGATGCGGAGCACAGCCTCTTCGCGGGTGATCTGATGTTCTTTCACCATGTCGGCGGCGATCTGAATCGCCGCGGCGGCGCTTCGTTTCCCCGAACGGCATTGAAGGATGAAGAGGCGGCCGCGCTCGACGGTGAACTCGATGTCCTGCATGTCGTGGTAGTGCTTTTCGAGCGTGGACGCGAACTCGAGGAATTGCTTGAAGAGCTTTGGATTGCGCCGGTCGAGCTCGGTGATCTTCATCGGCGTGCGCGATCCGGAAACCACGTCCTCGCCCTGCGCGTTGGGCAAGAACTCGCCGTACAGCTTTTTCTCGCCGGTCGACGGATTGCGCGTGAACGCCACGCCGGTGCCCGAGTCCTCGCCCATGTTGCCGAAGACCATGGTGACGATATTGACCGCGGTGCCCCACCAGTCGGGGATGCGTTCGTGCTTGCGATATTCTTGCGCGCGTTTGGAGTTCCACGAGTTGAAGACCGCGTCGACAGCCATCCGCAACTGCGAGTAGACGTCTTCGGGGAAATCCTTTTTGGTATGATGGCGGACGAGCGCCTTGAATTCGCTCGTCATATTGCGAAACGCGAGCGCGGTGAGTTCCGAGTCGGACGCGACGCGCGCTTTTGCGACGTACCGTTCGATGACTTCCTCGAACGGATCGCGCTTCATCCCGAGCACCACGGTCGCGAACATCTGCACGAAACGCCGGTAGGCATCCCACGCGAACTTGTCGTTCTTCGTGAGGACGACAAGCGCGTTGCACGTGCGGTTGTTCAATCCGAGGTTGAGAACGGTGTCCATCATGCCCGGCATGCTCACGCGTGCGCCGGAGCGCACGGATACGAGCAGCGGATTCGTCTCGCCGCCAAATTCCTTGCCTGTCTTGCGCTCGAGCTCGGCGATCCGGCGATGGATCTCTTCTTCAAGTCCGGATGGGAATTGACGGCCGAGCTCCATGTAGCGCCGGCAGACTTCAGTCGTGATCGTGAATCCCGGCGGCACCGGCAACCCGATGCGCGTCATCTCGCCTAACCCTGCGCCCTTGCCGCCGAGTATGTCGCGCAGATCGGCGCCCGATTCTTCGAACGTGTACGTCATCTTGCCGAGGTGCAGCTTGGTGGGCGGATCCGGCTTCTTGTGAGTGCGGTTCCGCGGCGACGGAAGTTTCGGCATCGGCTTGCGCTCGATGTAACCGAGCGGCGGTATCAGATCGATGACGGGTACGGCTGCCACAACGGCCGCCTCGCCGTTGACTGCAACCGCTTCGACGACCGGAGGCGCCGCTGCCGATTTGCCGTTGCCGCCCTTGTGCGCGGCCGCGATCTTACCGGCCGGCGCTTTGGCGGCGACAATTTTGCGTGCTCCGGCAGCCTTCAGGGATTCCGCTTTGACGATCACGCCTTTTTTTGCGGGCTTGAGGGGCTTCTGAGGTGCGACGGATTTCGGGGCCGGTCGCGCCGGCATGGCCGCTTTTCCGGCTGCCTTTTTAAGGATTGTCTTCTTCGCATTTGCGGTTGTCTTGCCGGTCTTCAAACGATGGTTCCTCACCCGAGAGTGCCGACCAACAAAACAGCCGGGACGCCGCAAAATCGGGGTCCACGGCCATTTTTGGACGCACTATTCCTGGTAAGCCGCATACGCCGGGGGTCTAGAGAACCCTTTTTGCGGTCTAATCGCGCAATGGGCAAGCGATGCTTGCCCTAGTACGAGGGAAAGCATCGCCTGCCCAAACGTGAAACCCTGAGGCTTAAAACTAAGTACGAATACTTGAGTCTTTCGCCAGGAGGCGGGTAGGCCGACAACTAAGAAATAAAGAGTGATGCCAATGGCTGTATCCCATTCGGAGGCACTTTTCTCAGATGTTAATGACAATTGGTGAGAAGAACTCGGTGCTGGACGACATCGACGCCAAAATCCTCGAAGAGGTCCGCGTCGACGCGCGCATCAGCTACCGGGATTTGGCCGAAAAGGTCGACTTAAGCGCGAACGCGGTGGCCGATCGCTTGCGCAGACTCGTGAAGTCCGGCGTGATCACGGGTTTCCATGCAGCCGTCGACAACGTCGCGGCCGGCCGAGGCATGCTCGCGCTTATCGACCTGAAGCTCGGCGCGAGTCAGACCCGGGCCGGTTTTGAAGAAGCGCTGCGCGGCATTCCCGGCGTTTTGAGCGCCATGCTCATGACCGGAAAGTCGGACTATCAACTGAGGGTTGCGTGCCGCGACGCCGCGGATC
It encodes the following:
- a CDS encoding Lrp/AsnC family transcriptional regulator, which codes for MLMTIGEKNSVLDDIDAKILEEVRVDARISYRDLAEKVDLSANAVADRLRRLVKSGVITGFHAAVDNVAAGRGMLALIDLKLGASQTRAGFEEALRGIPGVLSAMLMTGKSDYQLRVACRDAADLDALIGTLRERAGAVDTYSHVVLREIVF
- the ppdK gene encoding pyruvate, phosphate dikinase; this translates as MPARPAPKSVAPQKPLKPAKKGVIVKAESLKAAGARKIVAAKAPAGKIAAAHKGGNGKSAAAPPVVEAVAVNGEAAVVAAVPVIDLIPPLGYIERKPMPKLPSPRNRTHKKPDPPTKLHLGKMTYTFEESGADLRDILGGKGAGLGEMTRIGLPVPPGFTITTEVCRRYMELGRQFPSGLEEEIHRRIAELERKTGKEFGGETNPLLVSVRSGARVSMPGMMDTVLNLGLNNRTCNALVVLTKNDKFAWDAYRRFVQMFATVVLGMKRDPFEEVIERYVAKARVASDSELTALAFRNMTSEFKALVRHHTKKDFPEDVYSQLRMAVDAVFNSWNSKRAQEYRKHERIPDWWGTAVNIVTMVFGNMGEDSGTGVAFTRNPSTGEKKLYGEFLPNAQGEDVVSGSRTPMKITELDRRNPKLFKQFLEFASTLEKHYHDMQDIEFTVERGRLFILQCRSGKRSAAAAIQIAADMVKEHQITREEAVLRIDPASIQALLHAQLDDKIKAKAVTRGLNASPGAAAGVVVFEPDTAVEYKRQNKRCVLVRPMTTPDDVHGMYAAEGILTSQGGATSHAAVVARGMGKPAIVGCESILIDLRARQFAIKGSSVIVHEGDPITIDGTTGNVYLEELPMQAARMSPQFQHVLQWADEYKRLGVWANADTPEDAQKARDFGAEGIGLCRTEHMFMQPERLPVVQEMIMAETPDSRRKCLEQLLPMQRDDFKGILKAMKGLPVTIRLLDPPLHEFLPSLEDLLVETTEMRLNKSDASLLAKKDKILRRVRALHESNPMLGLRVCRLGIVYPEIYQMQVRAIVEAAVELRKEKIDARPFIMIPGVGTVTEMIAVRGLVVKEAERIIKEAGVKLPYQVGTMIELPRACIVAHRIADHAEFFSFGTNDLTQTVFGYSRDDAEGSFIPAYLEKKILREDPFQVIDQDGVGEMMRMAMERGRSTRPDIKIGICGEHGGDPSSVAFCHDLGLDYVSCSPFRVPVARLAASQVVLRERAEHEKGAKKKSADQD